The following nucleotide sequence is from Trifolium pratense cultivar HEN17-A07 linkage group LG2, ARS_RC_1.1, whole genome shotgun sequence.
aaatcactGATATATAATTATACCTAAACAAGTTGAAATGTGTGCTGATGCTCTTGCTCACATAGGGTGTACTATGAGTTTTAATGTGAATATTTATAAGTCTTGTCCGATTCAAATTCATCATCTTTGTTGTTGCTTATGCAACTTGAACTAGTGTTTCCATACCGGTTACTTTGTAACCCTCTAAAGAGTGGCATTGAGAATcaagcatttttttttggacacagATAAAGCATATTCTTTATGATGTCTCTAAATGCAGATTTTGGCACAGATTCTAAGGAGTATATCATTCAATTTCCTTTTTACCAAATTTTAAGGTtccaaacattttttaaaacgccagaaaaattaaattattgatgTTAGCTAAGGTCACAAATTTAGCTCTCATGATTAATGTTCCAAACATTCACATtatgattaataaaataaacttagatTTTAACTTAGTTTTTAAAACCTTTTTAGCTCCtatttttttatgtgaaaaaTTTTAAGACGGCATTTAAACTGACAAAAGAATATTTCAAACTGATTTCATACAAACAATTGTAAGTGTTTGGTTTAACGGTGAAAATAAAGTAAGCGCACGTCTATTGCGAAGCTATAAAATGTGGCTTCtctatttatctatttttacgGTGAAACACTGTCAACGTACAATGGCAGTAGTAAAACGTAAAatcaaacatacacttaatTAATGGATAAATTAAAGCATAATTAATTGTATTGAACAAGGTAGTAATAATCCAGACAAGATCCGTGACACTAACATGAAACTTGAAAGAAAGTCAATGGAAACATGCGTTTGGACAGGAAACGGGGTCCTTTGGACACCAAACAAAgatgttttgtttatttaattaagCACTTCAAAATTTAAGCTCTTTCTTCGAAACACTTATACTactatgtgtaaaaaaaaaaaaactattaatatattattaaatgtcTCGTTCAGTTGTGTTTTTGATTCGTCTACTAGAACGAAACGAATTATTTGAAAGAACCCAATTTAATTGGCGAATTCATtaaatattataagcaaaaaaaattttgaattcattaaataattgatgtatgTATAGGTCAAATATATcggttattcaataaattataaattttttttcttaaaatatatacaaaaccttgtactccctccggacacaaatataagaaaaaatacacttcaaatttttgacacaaatataagcaaaaatcaactacttttaaactaattaatactactattcctaatatacacttatttaatcatttcacttttcaaaagtttatgtgatttccaaggcataaatcatttttcaaagggtaatataataaacttaactcatgttttgcattaaatcaagaaaattaactgcacttaactaaatttctttttttttgacaacacacttaactaaattttttaaacaccgcgtaaacaattattttttcttatatttatgtcaGGAAGGAgtagcaaaataaaaaatatacaaaaccTTGTCTGAAAGGCAAATGCAGTTTGCTTAAATTCCGCAATAATCTGATTTCTATTATGTGATCAAAGATGTACAAACCTTGAGACCCAACTCACATTTTTTCCTCACGAAAAGACTTTGGTAAAGATAATTAAGGCTAGGTTTAGTATTACGTAAGTATACTTGGCAATATATGATGTCCTTAGCTCCTAGTTTATGTTAGTGCCTGTTTTAAGGAAACATTGAAGACGTGGTTTCCTAACAAATGTTTagtgtttttattacaaaagaTTCGATTCTGACCACGATTTAGTTTTTGGACTATATATGTTAGTTTTTAATTAGTGTTccataatattatattattcataaattttagttttgatGTGGCAAATGTGAGATGAGTTAATCGCATATTATTTAGAAAAGTTGAGGTTTAACACTTTATATAACTGAGAGACCCATAAATTTAATGTCTTAAGATTTTAGATAAagatgtggtgtccaactcacttttAGTTGCTATGAGTCTAATGTGGATGATTTAGCTCCTGCCGTCTCATGACCCAACAGTGATATTAGATTCGATGGTTTGAAAAGAAGGGTTCAACCGAGTCCTTGTAtagaaagtcttcctgacaaaggtgATCAGGTGAGGAGACCCGTTGAGTGCAGCTAACGGCGGTGCAAGTGTATGTGGTTAAAAAAGTTTTCGCTTCAAGGGGGAGCATAAAGAATTGaatgactcacacttgagggcaAATTGTTTTAGCAACCGTAAAGTAGGTTAAGTCTCGCTTataaaagtggaggttgaataCTTTATAATTTAGAGGACCATAAACACCTTAATATTTTGGGAAAATATGTGGTGTTCAACATAACTCACATATAATTGTCCTAAGTCCAATATAGATGATCTCATGCTACCCCCATGATCGAACAAGTTCAAgtagaaattatgaaattatgaaACAATAAATGCCACACAATAAATCCCCTCATGATCAATATTTAGTGCTTGAGTTTCCACCATAGTATCTTATATTCCTTTGATATTCCAAATAGTAACTGCAATAATACGAGTTTTTTTCATCtcatattgaagaagaatcacTAATCTCAATAATATAAGATTAGTttacaataaatttattagTCTTTAGACAAAAACAAACTTAGAATTTGCCTTTCTTTGTCATATAGGCTGCAGCACTAACACTACTTTATTTAACTTGCTTCattataagaggaaaaaaaatcaatcagaAAAAATAACAGAGAATGTTATAAAATCATATGATATAGCTAAACATCAATTCATCAATAACTAGCCTAACTAGTGGCTAACTACTAATCTAATTTAGCAATCAACGTTGGTCATTTAGAtaaagttttaattattttcaattattataCCAATGTCACTAGATAAAGCTAACAAGGGGTTGAAAACTTGAATATATTGAAATGAACTAAATTTTTGCAAcacattaaattaaaatttgaattttagctgaatttttttataagcaaaaatatattattgaagGGAGTACAATGTATACTCTAACTCTATATAAAGAGAGAGGTTCGAACTCAACATTATAGCAGAGAAACTATCCATCTTCTATGAAGAGTTGTAGAGTTCCACCAAATCACATGctcaaaaattgaacaatattaCAACACCACACACCACACACCaaacaatattatatttatatttagtgCTTAAATAAGATTGTTTTAAGTAGAAGAAGTCTACtagaatcaaataaaaaaagtttagatCACTCGTGACATATTCATAAACTACTTTTAACTTATTATTCTTATAAGCTAACTAGGATAGTTTATAAAAGCCTAtagttattttattataaaattacaaaggtttaactatacatttggtcccttacgtttattttaggtttcaatttggtcccttacgtttaaaaagtatcaatttggtcccttacgtttattttaggtttcaagttagtcctttccgtcaattttgtcacacgtggcagtcaatttgcatatgtggactgacacgtggcacttggacacgctgacacgtgtactgttcaaacggtgttagtgacaaaactaacggaaaggactaacttgaaacctaaaataaacgtaagggaccaaattgatactttttaaacataagagaccaaattgaaacctaaaataaacgtaaggaccaaatgtgtagttaagccaattACAAATAACTTATATGGTTGATCTTCGATCTTCTgactaataataatttcaaatgtatttttcttagataaaactaaaattcagatgtatttattaaattttaaaaagttgttatattaaaaaatacctttttttaatcactttttttaaaaaatggttaTCTTTTAACTTACACGAGAGATTTTGACTCATttaattttatacttttaaatttatatttcaaaaattatatagtaataaaagagataaaaataatacaaaagcGAGAGATCAAAACTCCCTCTTTTTTTagatttggttaaaaaaaaaactcccttTTTTAACTtaactttttttgttgatgagTTTATAACTCATGTTCAAAACCACCTAGAACATATTATCTGATTAAGCTAAGGATTAAGAAGCATAAGATTGATGATTCAAATCTtggcaaaagaaaaaaaaaaactaacattatttataaaaaaatattatctacaCCCCCTCGCTACTCGACTAAATttagtgttttttgttttttaattaacttattTCTcgtgtaaaaataaaaatcttatttctcaatttaaaatttattaaattaaaaaacaaaaaattaccgatcgttagttggttcagtggtgattgacgctgaacttgggaggaccgcggttcgattcccgcactgcgatcgggagggggctgtaACACTTGATGGCAGAATTGACTCCCAACTAGATTAAAccgtatgaaaaaaaataaaaatacttcaaaataaTCCCAACTCACTTCAATTTACCTTTTTTCAATCAATCATCTTCCCAAAATCTTACATTTTTAGGGTTTAATGGCCgcttcaccaccaccaccaccgtcaTCACCGCCGTCACCGGCAACAACAATAACCGATCTAAACGAAGATTCAATAGGTCACTGCGCCACAAACTTAACTCTCCGCGACGTATGCAATCTGGCAATGAGCTCCACTGCTCTCAAACGCCTCGCTTATTCCGATTCCGTTTGGCATCACTTGTTCAAGTAGCAATCGAATCTCTTCATCTTCCAATTTTGAATTAATCaacgaattttcaaaataattaaattgaatcAATTAAGTGATTAACCAATTAATCACCTAATTAACAATGCTGatactgttgttgttgttgcagaGATCGTTGGCATAGAGAATTAGCTGGTGGCAGTAGAACCGCGGCGGCAAGGGAAGTGTACATTTCTAGACACAATGATTTGCAACAGTTCAAATTCAGTGATCCTTTTGTAATCAATAATTTTCAAGCAAATGCTCCTAAACCTTATGATCATTTGATTCTTCACCGAAACAATGTTTTCTTTGCTCAGGTTCGTTTTACCTCGTATAATGCTTACTAAGAATATTTatataggataggataagctatattgtataagctagctgatagtaGATAGATCGCAGATTAAATTTGTATTGTTTGGTGAAATTTGTATGCACGATTTAGGGCATGTtggaattgacttatttgagtttatttaccgttataagcacttgtgagactcctgtttgaattggcttatttgagcttatttaatgacataaacacttgtgagactgaATGGAagttatgaaaatagcttatgatatGCTCATAAGCTGTTTCAggttatttccataagctctccagcttatgaaaatagtttatagcttatatgaaaacaatttgccattgtttatctttttttatagaaataacttacaCAAGCGCTAAAGCTGTAAGCTGcaaattaagttatttattcAAACAAGACCTATATGGGAGAGCTTATCGAAAGAACATAttctataagttattttcagcttatttagGTAAGCTATCTAGGATAGCTTacaacttatatgaaaacaatttgacttcattttatcttttgttatagtgTTTGGagaaacaacttaattaagctcttatatgtataaactatttttacaacaaaatataaaataaagtcaaactgttttcatataaactataagctattttcataagctatcttgaaGATCTTATGGAAgtaagttgaaaacaacttatggacatgttatatgttgtttccataagctctcccaaaAAATCTTGCAAGTGCTTATgttagtagataaactcaaataagtcaatccaaacatgtcCTTAGAGGATATACAGTGTCTGTTATTAACTGTTTTGAAAATTAATGGTATGGTTATGAGAATATGGAGGGTTAACGAGTCTAATTCTATTAGTAACTGaatgagtaattttttattgaattctaATGGAACTTTTATCCTCTGGTGTATATGCTAGTAGAAGTGTCTCACTAATAGAGACCGAGTAAAATGACAGGAAATGTAGAAATGAAGTAGAAAGAGAAGAGTATGCTTAAACAGAATACGGATATTCTAATGGAACTTTATTTAGTATGCATTGATGGTGTGAAAATGTTTTACAGAGAATCTAATTCTAGGTATTTGTGCTGGTACTTTAGGAATAAGACATGGCACTATACGAGATATTATTGAACGCACTTGTAACATTTTTTACACTGTTTGTGTATAGATATTAAACTCATAGTTTACTAAGTGTCGTTTCAATAAATTATTCTAAGCATCTTAATTAGGTGCTTATTCATATAATAAGTGTTTATGGTCAGTTTATTCTGAAAATACCTTGTGAACATGTTACAAGTTATTTTTCTATGTGTATCTAAACACTTATATAagtgtttgtcatttgcttcttTGCATTCACTTTGCTGAGTGTTGACCAGGGATCAGTTGCAGGAATGATGAATTTTGATGATCATCAAAAGGGAGCAGAAGGGTTTGTCCATACGATTCACAAAGCGAGAATCACTTGTATGAGGTAAACTTGTgatgcattatttttttttactgatggTGCATTAATTGCTAAATAATTTGCTTTGGCTGtatttattcataaaataatCTGAACAGGCATATCATGCTCCCGatgttcattcattgatttttaaTCTGACTTTCTGATTTTAACAACTGTTAACACACTTGCAGAAACCAAACTTAGTTACTTTCTTCCTATggataaattataattatttatcaacGTGCCAATGGAGAAAACAGCCCATAACACCCTGAAATTAATGACTGGGAACCAATTAGACAGATCCCTGAATTTTCACTATACACGATGCCAAGCTTTCTGGTTATGAATTCTTATTAGATAATCAAAACGTTGGTATACATGTAGAGCTCGTGGTAGTAAGTATCTCAATTGTTTTGATTCGTGAAAATTTTCCATCAAAGATATAGGTTGTTGGGTGATACTTGAAGCCTTTGTCAGGGAAATGGTTTCCCATGCAGTTGTAAATTtgtataaactaaaattcattattttttcaatacccaaaagaaatatattttctgGCTAAATGACTatgaattatatttattttgtaaagtTGGAACTGAATATTAGTAGTATGAGGCAGTGTTGTCAATTGCGGATTGCAGAAAATAgaggtttgttcaaattctgctacgcTACAGCACTATAGCACTGCTATTTGACAACGCTTTACTAAATTGCGTATTGTGGAACAATagcggtttgttcaaattctgttaCCCTGTAGCCGCGATTTGACAACACTAGTATGAGACCTTGCTCCTGGTCTACTTTTTGTCTAGTAGTAGTAGCAGCAGTACTATTACTACCAACATTCCTGAACTTTTTTTGCAGTTCTTGAGTTTCATAAGTCTAATATCTTTTTCACCATAAACTATAATTTCATGAAATTCGGGAATGTTGGCTTGATGTTCTGTTATAAAATAATCAAACTGCAGGTTGTTTTCCCTGGGGGAGCAAAATCTTGTGGTTACCTCAAGCTGCGATCACTCCATTCGTTTGTGGGGGAAGGTAATACTTAGTTTAAACAAAATTGTATGAAACCCTCGTGTTTGTGTACAAATTCCTTATCATGTTGTTAACCAGCTTGTTTATTGTTTTCTAAGTAGGAAAATAGAGAGTGAAGAAAGTGCTATAATTTTCACATGTTAATGCTTGATTGAGAAGAGTATGAtggtagaaaagaaaaaaaaaaagagtatgaTGGGATATGTAGCAATGTTAATATCCTTTCTTCATatgatttaaaataaataaaaaataaagcatgaaattgttttatgttatacttttattttctattgcTTGTGTTGCATTTCAAGTGTGCTCAAGATTctaccaaacaaacaaaactaaaGCAGAAAAGAAAAAGCCTTTTTACAATTTGTGTTCATTCACTTATGCTTGTGCAAGATATTGTTTATGCCGTGTATCTTATCTTATGTTTAGCATTTCTTCACCTTGTCTTGTAGGCTTCTTCTCTGCGATGCTTGAGAGGTCACAATGGTCCAGTGTTATCACTATCAAATGAATTATTGGGAGACGATGGCAGCAAAGTCTTAGCAAGTGGAGGAGAAGACGGTACTGTTCGACTATGGTCCCTTAGTTCAAGTGGAAAAAGAGGGCAGCGTGCTCTGAAGGCTACACTCCATGGACATGAAAAACCTGTAAATTTGATATCAGTTTCCGGGTATGAGTTCGTCTTTCACTGTTACTTGCCTTCACCAATGTTTTGTTAGGATAGTGAAATGATGGGCAGCATTTGGGCAAACAAATTGCAATATTCTTTTCTGTTTGGATGTCACCTGGCTTGTTATAAGCAAAAAAGCTACCTCACACTGTTTAAGAAAATTAGTtaacttttgttttgattataATGAACAATATAATTGCATTGTCCAAACCACCCTTCATTGGATTTGTTTGATgggaataaatttttttggaaaTCTTAAATTCTAAATTAATTGAAGGGTATTTTAAGAATGCTTTCAATAAATaggataaaattaattatgCTTTCCTTGTAATTCTGATCatcaaaattagattttttgtttcttatattcgAGACAAGAGTTAGTATATTGTCCTTATTTGGAAGCAATGGCCATATGTccatcatataaaaattatttccatTAAGTTTCTATTGATTTATATCCTGCCTTATTAATACATTATAATAAAGGATGCATGATTGGTGAAAATTGAATACTAATGTTTCGTATAATTTTCACTTGTATGTCCTGCCTAGCAAATTAGCTGGTTTCAGAGATTCAATTGATTAAACTTTTCAGCGTGTTAAATCTAATTTATGAATCTTTGTTTAACAGACCGTAGCACATTTGTTAACAGCCAGCACAAAACTTTGCCAATCTTTACAACATGGATATATAGTTTGAATCTCACATAGTGGGAAAAGAACTTGTTGTAAATGGCAACATGTTTATGCGTCCTAAGACTAAAATTCTAAGTCGAGTCAATTCAAGAATTTCACAAGAATGATCTCATCCTGAATTTTTAAGTGGAGTTTATTGTATTTCATTTCACTCTTACTGATTTGAGCTTGTCATCATTTTTTGTGTAGAGATATATTTGACTGGATGTTACCTGTTTTTTAAACTAAACGagttcatttttaaaaaacattgtggttttttttatagaatctTTAATTTATGTgttgaatattattatttgtccATTAGTACCGCTTATCAGCactacaaagaaaacaaaaagcaaTTTGCTTACactaattatgtttttaattgtaACAAGTTCTATAAAAGATTTTCCAATGTTTACTCACTAATACTATTACTCGTTGCATTTGAAGTAGTTATAGTCTGCAGTCATCTCCTTCAACTATGATGATAGATCCTTCCTGTTCTCATTTTTCAGGCACAAAACATCACTTTTGGTGACGATCTCAAGAGATTCTAAGGTTCTCTCCTGTATTCCTGTCTTTTATGTTGTCGTGTTAGTTTACTTGATTTATGAACTTTCATTTATTCTTTATCGATgctttgattgtttgataaattGTTGAGTATGTATCAGAATTAATTAATGGTCAAATTATCTGTAAATGGCATCTCTTTCCAAACTAAAAAAGGTCTTTGAAAGTTTTCTTAAATAACTTCAATAGTTTTCATAGTTGAGCTGAAGCTAACCTAGCTCTAGGGTGTTTTATATTTAGATGCTAATTAATATGCAGACGGGTTGAACATTAATATCTGTTGTGTATTATTCACATACTATCTGATTAGTAGGACATAATTTGTGGCTTCAAAATCTTGACATGGACGATACATACacatttcttccacttcaatgTTTCTGTTAAGCCCTATATTGAAGCCTTTCATTCTACTATTATAGGTGAGGGTTTGGGATACGACTACATCATCATCTGTTCGCTCGTCATGTTGTGTGGGAACGACTTCTGTTCCTGGCACACCTATAAACATGAAATGCCATGAATCATTGTTGTATGTGGCATCTGATTCCACTGTCACTGCAGTTGATTTAAGGACAATGCAAAGAGTTATCACAGCAGCTGTCCATCAACCGAAGTTGTATTCATTCGGCATTGCCCCTTCAAAATCTTTATTATGCACAGGCGGCGATGGCAGGTATGACTGTATGGCAAGAAACTTTGTTATTGATGTCAAGCTACCCATATAAATTAGTGAATTGCTCTTGGTGTATTAGTTGTTTTTAATGTGTTAAGAAAATGGCTTAATCTTAATGAAACTATCAATCACTAACACAAACAAGGTCACCGGACACGACAttgtaataatttaagaaaatagaaggGATTGATTGTAACATGTTTCAGTGTT
It contains:
- the LOC123909943 gene encoding mitochondrial division protein 1-like; translated protein: MAASPPPPPSSPPSPATTITDLNEDSIGHCATNLTLRDVCNLAMSSTALKRLAYSDSVWHHLFKDRWHRELAGGSRTAAAREVYISRHNDLQQFKFSDPFVINNFQANAPKPYDHLILHRNNVFFAQGSVAGMMNFDDHQKGAEGFVHTIHKARITCMRLFSLGEQNLVVTSSCDHSIRLWGKASSLRCLRGHNGPVLSLSNELLGDDGSKVLASGGEDGTVRLWSLSSSGKRGQRALKATLHGHEKPVNLISVSGHKTSLLVTISRDSKVRVWDTTTSSSVRSSCCVGTTSVPGTPINMKCHESLLYVASDSTVTAVDLRTMQRVITAAVHQPKLYSFGIAPSKSLLCTGGDGRAMLWDIRRNQELLKPKPIAELDGHSGPVTNVHMDSYKIVTGGPDDAYVNVWEVGTGEQTNSLLCCLSGCDAMAVDGCRIITAGYCDRSGHLIYRDFNNATSPVTKLENEPPTSKFWDSQSDDNSDDD